The Meriones unguiculatus strain TT.TT164.6M chromosome 13 unlocalized genomic scaffold, Bangor_MerUng_6.1 Chr13_unordered_Scaffold_33, whole genome shotgun sequence DNA segment acctcttatagaaaaatgatgctataaaagtgatccatataacaaattctcttaccatcacagggatcttcaaaaatacccataatgaaggggaataccgtgaatgtaaataatgtgataaaacttttaaatttgattcttctttaccattagaccaaattatgaaattaattcatatagataaatatatttattagtgtaatgaaatgacggtggtaaatctttcacatgtgccaattttctttgcaggcatgaaagcagtcatactggagagaaaccctttaaatgcactctatgtgggaaaaccttcccctatatcactgttcttatatggcataaaagaacacacactggagagaagccttacaaatgtaatcaatgtggtaaagcctttgcaaaaaacagtcatctcatgagccataaaagaacacacactggagagaaaccttatgaatgtaatgagtgtggcaaagcctttgcagaaaacagtactctcttaagccataaaagaacacacactggagagaaaccttatgaatgtaaccagtgtggtaaagcctttgcacaaaacagtcatctcataagccataaaagaacacacactggagagaaaccttatgaatgtaatgagtgtggtaaagcctttgcagaaaacagtcatctcataagacataaaagaacacatactggagagaaaccttatgaatgtaatgagtgtggcaaagcctttgcagaaaacagtactctcttaagccataaaagaacacacactggagagaaaccttatgaatgtaatgagtgtggcaaagcctttgcagaaaacagtactctcttaagccataaaagaacacacactggagagaaaccttatgaatgtaaccagtgtggtaaaacctttgcacaaaacagtactctcttaatccataaaagaacacacactggagagaaaccttatgaatgtaatgagtgtggcaaagcctttgcagaaaacagtactctcttaagccataaaagaacacacaccaaagagaaaccttatgaatgtaaccagtatggtaaagcctttgcacaaaacagtactctcttaagccataaaagaacacacaccaaagagaaaccttatgaatgtaaccagtgtggtaaagcctttgcagaaaacagtcatctcataagacataaaagaacacatactggaaagaaaccttatgaatatacccaacctgataaagcctttgcacagcagagtagtctccaaaaacaggaaaagacacacagtggagagaagccttgtgagggtaattagtgtgataaagcctttgcatgtaccaatcatctcctaagaccacagcacattctggagggaaaccatatgaatataactatgtggcaaagcctttgcacataacatctcctaatacataaaagaacacatactggaaagatgtctgacagtaaccaatgtgaaaaaacttttggacttcataatcatcttcacactcatgaaagaaatcctaatggacagaaagcctgtgagtgctttaaacatggtgaaaccattccacatttgtataatcttcatcatcatgaaaggattcataatagaggaaaaacttatgaatgtgttaaaatggtgaggccttgcataaatctagaatcatcatcatcataaaagtatccttactggagaggaattctgtgagtataagcaatttggaaaggcctttgtgtactttggtccactgagatgcaacggaactgtaaaactagctcaatggaaatgacctcccttttctgaagggaacatgcaacagtattatatattaaggggcaataggaacggagagtagtcatggggcagagaagggagggggattactattggaatttaaactaaataaacttatttttaaaaagaatacaatgaatggtgaatatcaattacatgcaacagtattatataataaggtatttacggaagacttattgatgatcctgattctcaacatttactgttttcaattgcctcagtttacacaagaaacttttagtccagtggatgaatatgtagggaatggtgaattaacaccagccaggaagttctctgagagtatcacaacagtggtagcctgtagaagtttctttgtgtacacatacctattgttccaggggttctattgaaaaacatcacaacccagactgaagtttgagatgtgagggaggaggctttctcttctatgtatgaccctgctgctggcctagttgtataaccatggcaaggatgagttttctctgcctgacatcatctggagagtgtctttacacatagatgccatcaatcaagtttgataattggcctttgacacagatccctgataactctcccctcccttcaaatataggataattaggttccatgttcttgttcacatgataggaatgtgctttttaatgcaaatcaagcatccttgaagtgcccagttttaaacaattatctacacctatccttagagcatcctagtcactccccaaggggtacataccctctgttttctggaattaaagtttaacttactttctgaggtggttcccagagtgttctgatcactgttatgcttgtgggtcttccaagctttctacctcatcttctggcccctccttcctttctgggctggtgagaaacagtctccaggcagcaagaaaaccacgttctcggaaatgcttgtgataaaatgttttacatttcatagcatttcaaatttcatgtgtttctggatatgagatggtaaataaaacagtgtctttgggatgggactctttgaaatgaattatacctagtgttgatttcactaaaagcttgcaggtatgaaatcttctgagttgagcacagtggcctatggaggagaaataagagcagaaattttattttcctgtttttaatagctgagtagtgttctgataatgtatgggtagatggcagaggaggggaacttctcttttcagtggactaaggaaaaaggattgggggaaagagggaaggagggtgggaccagtaggagttgagggagtagcctttaatagggatatataatgaataaattgtgaaaaaataacaatgattaataaaataaaaatgaagtagaaaaacaaaacttataagcaaaacttcgagtccagtctgggtaccctccctccatcaaagaaaagaaagaagatataaagaaagaaaaaaaatattttcttgtatctgttgagactttcttccttgtgagctcattttttaatcattgcctaatggagaacatgctgctctctctgaagtttatatttccataaacataggtttcatacctggaacaaatggcagaggttcatatttaacatatcaaaacagacatagctgctaattttctcccagcaatccctaagtccttccatgttatatggttctccaggctggcatagtgcactcaataccctgaattcttcccagggcctgagctaaactcatttcccccttccccatatgtaggcaaactattttggcttcctggtcctgttgatagccatgcaagagtaacagcaaaacatctgtagcactcgtggaatgtggctcccccgttagcatagtcatgatgagtttgtcttggagaagcataaccccaagaactgcttatactgaggactttgtgctgttgtggaacatagctctatttgatgccattatgatgcccatattcctcatttggtgtctgttgttatgcccccattttcatttcttatgttgctgatttgcgtattttctctctggcttttagttagtttggctaagggtttgtctaccttgttgattttctcaaagaatcagctcttggtcccattgattgtttgaattgttttctttgtttctaattcattgatttcttagtttgaatatttccaatcatctactccacttgagtgtgtctgcttaagttgaagtcacaccataattcttccagacatttaaaaggagctacaataatccttcctaaactatcaagaaaagagaagataagaaaaaaggaaaagaaacagaaggaaccctttgaaactctttctagaaatccagcattgctgtcataagcaatctagtaaaacacaaaaaacaacaacaaaagaaaactacaggccaaaactgttgataaaaatagactttcaaccaaagttaaacaaaaaagataaggagggggtgctggagagatgtctcagaggttaagaactgactgactgctcttggaaaggtcctgagttcaattcccagcaaccatattttggctcacaaccatctataatgagatctggtgttctcttctggtatgcaggtgtacatgctggcagaataatgtacacataataaataaataaataaataaataaataaataaataaataaataaatctttaaaaagaaattaaaaaaaaagataaggagggacaattcattctcatcaaaggaaaattccaccaggaggacatcacagtcctgaacatctatgccccaaatataagagcacctgcttttgtaaataaaaacatgattaaatcttaaatcacacatcccaacaccttaatagtgggagacttcaacactccactctcatcaagggacagatcatctacacaaaagctaaatagggagaaatgacacttacagagcaaatttactgaagcaaatagacctaatgtctacagaacttttcaaccaaacacaatggagtatgccttattttcagtacctcatggaaatttctcaaaaattgaccacatagtcagacacaaagcaagtctcaacacatgcaagaaaataaaaataatttcttgtatcctttcagaccaccatagcctaaaactggacctcaacaacaacagaaactacaaaagcatacatacatatggtaactaaacaactctctactcagtgacagctttatcaggaaagaaacaaaaaaagaaattggagacttcctaaaattcaatgaaaatgaaggcacaacataccaaaagttatgggaaatgatgaaagtgttcctaagaggaaagttcatagcactaagtttcttcaaaaagaagttctagacaagcaatttaatggcaaacctaaaatccctagtataaaaagaagtagacacacacaagaagagaagatgattggaaatattcaaactcagagctgaaatcaatgaattagaaacaaagaaaacaattcaaagaatcaatgtgaccaaaagctggttctttgacaaaatcaacaatatagacaaacccttagtaaatctaactaaaaggctaatagaaactatccaaatcagcaaaatcagaaatcaaaatgggggcataacaagagacactgaggaaatccaaacaatcattaggtcatagtacaaaagcctacatgccacaaaatttgaaaatctaaatgaaatggacaattttcttgatagattccatctaccaaaattaaatcaagatcaggcagaaagattgaatagtcctatatcccccaaggaaatagaagcagtcaccacaagtctctcttccaaaaaaaaaaaaaatgcccaggccacatggtttcagcacagaattctaccagaccttcaaagaagtgctaactccaattcaacttaaattattccacaaaatagaaacagaaggaacattaccaaattcattctagatagccacagtcaccttgaaacctaaactacacaaagacccaaccaaaaaagagaaattcagacctattgctcttatgagaattggtggaaaaatattcaataaaatattggcaaacctaattcaagaatatataaaagatatcatccaccatgaccaagtaggcttcatctcatgcatgcaggggtggttcagtaaatggaaatccatcatttaaacaaactgaaggaggaaaaccacatgatcatctccttagacatttgacaaaatccaacatccattcatgtttaaagtcttggagagatcagttatacaaggcacatagctaaacataatgaagaaaatacacagcaagtctatagctaacatcaaactaaatggaaaaaaaacttacatcaatcccactgaaatcagggacaaggcaaggctgcccaagtactggaagtcttcgctagagcaataagacaactaaaggagatcaaggggatacaaattggaatggaagaaatcaaagtatcactatttgcagaagatatgatagtctacatgaatgacaccaaaaattcatccagagaacaccttcagctgataaacaccttcagccttgccaggccacagaggaggacaatgaagtcagtttggatgagatcagataagctagggtcagatgaaaggggaagaggacctcccttatctctggacttggagaggggcataggaggagatgaggaggagtaggtggaattgggagggaaggagagagggggctacagctggaatacaaagtgaataagctctaattagtataaaaaataaaaacttaatttaaaaaattgaacagcaaaaagtttaaagaaaaaagttgcacttagcacttttggaactgaatacagctggcagccttcaacaaagatagtggtaaaaccatggctccaccttctttatccatgaaccaacatggtggctagccatgtgttgctgcatactgtggccgccaatgcaaaacagccattaggtgtcactgatggtgttactacagcctacagtatagcactgtggagcatttacagttccccataactaaaatttctaaaattgtaatcaaatacgttttagaaccaactgcataaaagaacagtactttaactattctggccataccaaacctgtcagccagaaagaaacggcattaatccattcactcaggagctggtggtaggtatataatggttaacaattacctgaatacaaccctgtataaccctatggtaacatggagctgcagttttattctcctgttaaagagcataagcagacattttgcatcaaataatctccagcct contains these protein-coding regions:
- the LOC132650817 gene encoding zinc finger protein ZFP2-like, coding for RTHTGEKPYECNECGKAFAENSTLLSHKRTHTGEKPYECNQCGKAFAQNSHLISHKRTHTGEKPYECNECGKAFAENSHLIRHKRTHTGEKPYECNECGKAFAENSTLLSHKRTHTGE